The following coding sequences are from one Buchnera aphidicola (Nippolachnus piri) window:
- the frr gene encoding ribosome recycling factor gives MLNKIKNFLHIRMNNCVNLFQKDLKKIRTNTISPDLIENITINYFGTVTPLKKLSNIVVQDSQTLKITVFDNSIIPMIKKSIFSSNLGMNPISEGSDIRVYMPPLTEDRRLELIRIIKNDAENTRIFIRNLRREGKEKIKKLLKNKEVTKDCFYIFQIEIQKKTNFFMKKIDSIVLLKTKELMKI, from the coding sequence ATGTTAAATAAAATAAAAAATTTTTTACATATACGTATGAATAATTGTGTAAATTTATTTCAGAAAGATTTAAAAAAAATAAGAACTAATACAATTTCTCCAGATTTAATAGAAAACATTACAATTAATTATTTTGGTACTGTAACTCCTTTAAAAAAATTATCTAATATTGTTGTTCAAGATTCTCAAACTTTAAAAATTACAGTTTTTGATAATTCAATAATTCCTATGATTAAAAAATCGATTTTTAGTTCAAATTTAGGAATGAATCCTATTTCTGAAGGTTCTGATATTCGTGTGTATATGCCCCCTTTAACTGAAGATCGAAGATTAGAGTTAATTAGAATTATAAAAAATGATGCTGAAAATACACGAATTTTTATTCGTAATTTAAGAAGAGAAGGAAAAGAAAAAATAAAAAAATTATTAAAAAATAAAGAAGTTACAAAAGATTGTTTTTATATTTTTCAAATAGAGATTCAAAAAAAAACAAATTTTTTTATGAAAAAAATTGATTCTATTGTGCTCTTAAAAACTAAAGAATTAATGAAAATTTAG